The DNA region ATTTAAATTGGCCATGCTATGTAGCTTGGGAACCATAGGAGGTGGCCATTCATGTTTGATCCCAAGCTTTGTCCTCATTGAGATCTCGATGCGGACAACATGCTTGTGTTGGCGGGGAAGATTATAGGagctattttcttcttcttcgggctCCACATGAGGTGTGGGCTCATGCCCCCCGAGCGTTGGTGTTTGGCCTACAACGGCTTGGACTTCTACAACCATATCCATTTTCATGGATTTTTCCTTGGGTGGGGCCATTGTTTGGCCTTCATCAACATGTATGATCTGTTCTTCCTTGGTTGTAGTAGGGTGAGTGTGCTTTGTAGAGGGGATTTGACACATTTGATCTATCAACTTTCCCAAAGTTTCTCCAAAAGTTGTATAGCTTTCCTCCACCTTTTTAAAACACTTAGTCATCTCTTCACCATATTCGATGCTTGCCACATGGAGTTTTGACACCTTCTCTAATTTGCCCACATCCTCTTTGTAGAGCTCTTCATCCGAATGATCATGAGTTGGCATCTTATATATTGGCTTTATGTACTTATTGGAAGTCTTTTGATACTCAAAGCCATTTGTTGGCCTATCATAGTATTCATGAATATGATTGTCTTCAAAAGAATAATAACCTTCATCATAACCATAAGTTGGCCAATCTGTAAGatcattatttatttgatggcCATTAGTTGGCCGACAATCATGTTCCATGGGACTTGAGTACTTTTCAGCCATGTACCCATAAGTTGGCAACTCATAGGTTGGCTCTATGTGATAGCCATAGCTTGGGCGCTCTTCCACACCATCATCTTCCGAAAAAGCagaaaaatcatgaacataaGGATTGTTCATGATCTAACTCCATATAaggatcccaccgggcgtgccaaaatatgTTCGCTCCCTAAATCCGCCATGGCGCCTTGCGGGCAAGCCGGGGATTTACTTCACATATGAGATTGGtgggtgcgggcgtgccactactagatgccgctagtagacgggATTTGAGTGATTGAGGTTGCGCCTGAATTTGCCCGAATCAAGAGATTGTGTCATTTGAGTGGGAGTTGCTCAAattaaggttctttgtttgccttaaaaataaggactttacttatatggagagatagaacaatatgtaaatgacaaggttgcttGGAAATGTAACTGACAGAGGAAAgtgactaatattgcagattgcttgtaatttatatgactggaaatgagtacataaaagctacaaatgaaatcgatactacaagtgagtagcagagctaataaactagAGAAAAGAAGGCTttttggtgaaggttgatcccgaaagggatgaaggcttggtgctgactacagcttcgtttgaaggcaaatctggcttgagcagagttttggcttttgtttgtttgtttgagtgtccataatccttGTGCAGCTGCTCCTTTTTATAGAGGTCTGGAGGAAACCCTCCTGCTGAGGTTTTGTATCTGCCCGAAAGAAGCTTGGGCAGCTTGTATTTCATTGCTTTAGACAGCTTGCATGCTTTTCACTTGCCAACTTGCAtggagaaataatattaaaaggggAACTTGCATTTCCACCACAAGCTTTTAGCACatgttttcccacttgtaataaactaacatttaaaagaagcaagttggctTCTTTCACATGTTCCTTGCCCGAAAGCTTGCTGATGCTTTTCCATCCACTTGCAATACATGCATGTATCTTGATTAAACAAATGCTAGACAAACCTCCACCACCCAAACAAATAggagaaacaatattatagtgtccAACCCCTCCACTTGCATCTAAATATCTTTCCAAGTTAgctttcttgcatattaatcctccaaatgtcatattttacccaaattgcccaaataagtaaaaatgggtatattttgagtgcaaacaACATGTCAACCTCCTGTACCACTTGTTGGATTGAACCGTCGGTAGTCTGAAGCCAGATATAAGACTTCATCATCTGAGAATGAGTTGGCACCGATGTGGCTTTAGAATTCCAACATTACAAAGTACacgaaaaatataaaacagttAAACAACCCACCCACCTTCACCccctccaaataaacaaaaacaaaaagagagaaCAAATTAACACTCAACAAGTAGAGGCGGCTACAAGCATTCAAAAGAaacgaaaaacagaaaacaatcGATTCGACTATGGcttgaagaacaaagaaaagaaaacataatGCATTTATCTATTAAACACTAGACAAAGACGACATAACATAGtggaaaaaaaggaagaaggggCATAAAAAGAATCACGAAGAACGCGTACGGAAAAGTGATAATACCTCAGGTTCAATAACAGTCATGTCACCTTCTGACATTTGAACAATCCCAAGTTCTGAGGCTTAAAAACTGGAGTGCATCAGGCAAAAGAAAACAGCTTTATGCTTCTTTTGCAGCAACTTGCTGATACCCTGTTAAGTCAAACAAAATTATAATTAGCAGCCCTTCTATGCAAATCCTTACCCAAAATTAAAGTTTACACAAATTTAACATAAACCCAAGTTAGCTAGGGCAGTAAACCACCCTTTGCAATCCCCAAGCCGTCGtttagattagattagaatatCGCTTTCAAAACATAAACCCAGCTCTTACTTGCCATGAAACAATACAAGTTCCAATTTTTCCTAACAAATCTATActtcatacatatatatttccACTAAACTTAATTCCATTTATTCCCAAGTACATGAAAAAGCATTCTGGTGATTATATTGCCCTAAATCAAGTGAGAAAAATTGCAATTCATAGGTATTTTAGCTGAATTTCTCGATTAAACTAACTGTTATTACCAGTAAATGATTGTTTTTCCTAAAGATTTTAGTTCACCGAGCTCCGGATTAAAGGGTACTTGGCAATTTCATTTTTCTATTCAATCATTTCCATTTTCCCGCACTTTCTGGGCAACCAAACAGGCAtacagaagagaaaaaaaacatggtaaagaaaagcaaaaggacaGACAATTAATTAACACGAAGGAGACATACGAAATGTACGGATTCCAGGTAGGGGGAGCTTTGAATTGCAGAGATTTGGCGGTTGTCGGCGAATCCCCAAAAATGGATAAAATTGCGAATaaaatttaggaaaaaaaaagaaaaagaaactctCGTGTGACTGAAGTTGCGTCAAAAATCAAAAGGTCTGCAAATCACACGTCAGCGTTTCGTTAGGGTTTCCTGACCTCttgtatttattttgatttgattGATTAGTGTTGTTTGTTTGTACAATTCCTGGTGCGGGCCCACCTTAACCAACGGATCATATTGATCATCAATGTGACCTGGTAATTAGCAGGCTTTGATTGAAAATGGTTCTTATCAATGAGGCCCGTACTCCCCTTGTATAGTTGGACACTGAATATTGAGTTAAACCTCGTTGCAGTGAGAGGTTTTTGTGTGAGGCCATCGCTGTTGGTGAGTCATTTGTGTTGTGCGCAAGGTCTAAAATTATTCGAcagcctgctgctattatcaccaactaggtgatcaaaagtacgtccagtactctaaaattatacatgagcatcactcatgtcaatcatgcaTAAACactcatgagcatcactcatgtcaatcatacataaacattcatgaacatcattcatgtcaacattcatgagcatcacttatgtcaacatccatgagcatcactcatgtcaatcaacataaacattcatgaacatcactcatgacaatcagctttgaaagtttcatttacagagctccaacttcaagagctccagcttcaaaaacttcatttacaaagctccagcttcaaaaacttcatttacaaaagctccagcttcaaagcttcacctacaaagcttcagtgcatggtttACAAAGATcgcctccgaacaactgccacttcggtccatacatggattgaatttgaagtctccagccaatagcctctattgactgaagacttgggggactgcactctgtaccatatattgggcttccacaactaggtctcatgaaaaatactttggGACTCTAgtccattatttatgtactgaggagcgaacccttattctataaaaaggactcccttactttcattagagagcacacattattcatgtactgaggagcgaacccttattctataaaagggactccctcactttcattagagagcactcattattcatgtactgaggagagagcccttattttataaaaggaactccctcaccttcattagagagcatctcCACctgttgagcaaccgcctcgccccgagcatcaactcttagcccatcacttatgtattaaagagcaagcccttattctataaaagggactccctcaccatcattagagagcatcgccgcctattgagcaaccgcctcgccgcgagcatcaactatagcccatcatttatgtattgatgagcgagcccttattctataaaagggactcccacaccttcaacgccacaagcggagccaaccaaggcaacataagccacaagcagggCAACCTCGCAACATGAGCTACttttagttgagcatcatttcagattgggcaccgcctcatatcgagtattagTTCTAggcgacatc from Malus domestica chromosome 01, GDT2T_hap1 includes:
- the LOC114822087 gene encoding uncharacterized protein translates to MNNPYVHDFSAFSEDDGVEERPSYGYHIEPTYELPTYGYMAEKYSSPMEHDCRPTNGHQINNDLTDWPTYGYDEGYYSFEDNHIHEYYDRPTNGFEYQKTSNKYIKPIYKMPTHDHSDEELYKEDVGKLEKVSKLHVASIEYGEEMTKCFKKVEESYTTFGETLGKLIDQMCQIPSTKHTHPTTTKEEQIIHVDEGQTMAPPKEKSMKMDMVVEVQAVVGQTPTLGGHEPTPHVEPEEEENSSYNLPRQHKHVVRIEISMRTKLGIKHEWPPPMVPKLHSMANLNGGFDLSTLNFKKRKRFEC